In Scylla paramamosain isolate STU-SP2022 chromosome 29, ASM3559412v1, whole genome shotgun sequence, a genomic segment contains:
- the LOC135115386 gene encoding tubulin beta chain-like isoform X2 — MREIVHIQTGQCGNQIGSKFWEVISDEHGINADGLYEGKHEIQLERINVYYNEATGGKYVPRCVLVDLEPGTMDSVRAGPLGHLFKPDNFVFGQSGAGNNWAKGHYTEGAELVDSVIEMVRNESENCDCLQGFQLTHSLGGGTGSGMGTLLISRIREEYPDRIMNTFSVMPSPKVSDTVVEPYNATLSVHQLVENTDETYCIDNEALYDICFRTLKLSTPTYGDLNHLVSLTMSGVTTCLRFPGQLNADLRKLAVNMVPFPRLHFFMPGFTPLTARGSQQFQKMSVPELTTQMFDARNMMAACDPRHGRYLTVATIFRGRMSMKEVDEQMLKVQNKNSAYFVEWIPNNVKTAVCDIPPRGMKMAATFIGNSTAIQELFKRISEQFTAMFRRKAFLHWYTGEGMDDMEFTEAESNMNDLVSEYQQYQDATTDDFEDEEEEEEEQEYA; from the exons TTCTGGGAGGTTATCAGTGACGAGCATGGCATCAACGCGGATGGTCTATATGAGGGAAAGCACGAGATTCAGCTGGAGAGAATTAACGTCTACTACAATGAAGCGACAG GAGGGAAGTATGTGCCCCGCTGCGTGCTGGTGGACCTGGAGCCCGGGACCATGGACTCCGTGAGGGCAGGACCACTGGGACACCTCTTCAAGCCTGACAACTTCGTATTCG gcCAGAGCGGGGCAGGAAACAACTGGGCCAAGGGTCACTACACAGAAGGTGCCGAGCTTGTGGACTCAGTGATCGAGATGGTGCGTAATGAGTCTGAAAACTGCGACTGTCTTCAGGGATTCCAGCTGACGCACTCCCTGGGGGGCGGCACGGGCTCTGGCATGGGCACACTGCTCATCTCACGCATCAGGGAGGAGTACCCGGACAGGATCATGAACACCTTCTCCGTCATGCCCAGCCCCAag GTCTCGGACACCGTGGTGGAGCCCTACAACGCCACACTGTCAGTCCACCAGCTGGTCGAGAACACGGATGAGACTTATTGCATTGACAACGAGGCTCTGTACGACATCTGTTTCAGGACGCTCAAGCTCTCCACGCCCACGTACGGGGACCTCAACCACCTCGTGTCCCTCACCATGTCCGGCGTCACCACGTGCCTGCGTTTCCCGGGCCAACTCAACGCGGATCTGCGCAAGCTGGCCGTTAACATGGTGCCCTTCCCCCGCCTCCACTTCTTCATGCCTGGTTTCACGCCCCTCACTGCCAGAGG GTCCCAGCAGTTCCAGAAGATGTCAGTGCCGGAGCTCACCACGCAGATGTTTGACGCACGCAACATGATGGCAGCCTGCGACCCCCGCCACGGCCGCTACCTCACCGTGGCCACCATCTTCCGAGGCCGCATGTCCATGAAGGAGGTGGACGAGCAGATGCTGAAGGTGCAGAACAAGAACTCAGCCTATTTCGTGGAGTGGATCCCCAACAACGTGAAGACCGCCGTGTGTGACATTCCACCAAGGGGGATGAAGATGGCTGCCACCTTCATCGGGAACTCCACCGCCATCCAGGAGCTGTTCAAG CGTATCTCAGAGCAGTTCACGGCCATGTTCCGGCGCAAAGCTTTCCTGCACTGGTACACGGGCGAGGGCATGGATGATATGGAGTTCACGGAGGCGGAGAGCAACATGAACGACCTGGTGAGCGAGTACCAGCAATACCAGGACGCCACCACCGACGACttcgaggacgaggaagaagaggaggaggagcaggaatacGCTTAG
- the LOC135115386 gene encoding tubulin beta chain-like isoform X4 — MDSVRAGPLGHLFKPDNFVFGQSGAGNNWAKGHYTEGAELVDSVIEMVRNESENCDCLQGFQLTHSLGGGTGSGMGTLLISRIREEYPDRIMNTFSVMPSPKVSDTVVEPYNATLSVHQLVENTDETYCIDNEALYDICFRTLKLSTPTYGDLNHLVSLTMSGVTTCLRFPGQLNADLRKLAVNMVPFPRLHFFMPGFTPLTARGSQQFQKMSVPELTTQMFDARNMMAACDPRHGRYLTVATIFRGRMSMKEVDEQMLKVQNKNSAYFVEWIPNNVKTAVCDIPPRGMKMAATFIGNSTAIQELFKRISEQFTAMFRRKAFLHWYTGEGMDDMEFTEAESNMNDLVSEYQQYQDATTDDFEDEEEEEEEQEYA; from the exons ATGGACTCCGTGAGGGCAGGACCACTGGGACACCTCTTCAAGCCTGACAACTTCGTATTCG gcCAGAGCGGGGCAGGAAACAACTGGGCCAAGGGTCACTACACAGAAGGTGCCGAGCTTGTGGACTCAGTGATCGAGATGGTGCGTAATGAGTCTGAAAACTGCGACTGTCTTCAGGGATTCCAGCTGACGCACTCCCTGGGGGGCGGCACGGGCTCTGGCATGGGCACACTGCTCATCTCACGCATCAGGGAGGAGTACCCGGACAGGATCATGAACACCTTCTCCGTCATGCCCAGCCCCAag GTCTCGGACACCGTGGTGGAGCCCTACAACGCCACACTGTCAGTCCACCAGCTGGTCGAGAACACGGATGAGACTTATTGCATTGACAACGAGGCTCTGTACGACATCTGTTTCAGGACGCTCAAGCTCTCCACGCCCACGTACGGGGACCTCAACCACCTCGTGTCCCTCACCATGTCCGGCGTCACCACGTGCCTGCGTTTCCCGGGCCAACTCAACGCGGATCTGCGCAAGCTGGCCGTTAACATGGTGCCCTTCCCCCGCCTCCACTTCTTCATGCCTGGTTTCACGCCCCTCACTGCCAGAGG GTCCCAGCAGTTCCAGAAGATGTCAGTGCCGGAGCTCACCACGCAGATGTTTGACGCACGCAACATGATGGCAGCCTGCGACCCCCGCCACGGCCGCTACCTCACCGTGGCCACCATCTTCCGAGGCCGCATGTCCATGAAGGAGGTGGACGAGCAGATGCTGAAGGTGCAGAACAAGAACTCAGCCTATTTCGTGGAGTGGATCCCCAACAACGTGAAGACCGCCGTGTGTGACATTCCACCAAGGGGGATGAAGATGGCTGCCACCTTCATCGGGAACTCCACCGCCATCCAGGAGCTGTTCAAG CGTATCTCAGAGCAGTTCACGGCCATGTTCCGGCGCAAAGCTTTCCTGCACTGGTACACGGGCGAGGGCATGGATGATATGGAGTTCACGGAGGCGGAGAGCAACATGAACGACCTGGTGAGCGAGTACCAGCAATACCAGGACGCCACCACCGACGACttcgaggacgaggaagaagaggaggaggagcaggaatacGCTTAG
- the LOC135115386 gene encoding tubulin beta chain-like isoform X3, producing the protein MMRIFSTYSFIYGGKYVPRCVLVDLEPGTMDSVRAGPLGHLFKPDNFVFGQSGAGNNWAKGHYTEGAELVDSVIEMVRNESENCDCLQGFQLTHSLGGGTGSGMGTLLISRIREEYPDRIMNTFSVMPSPKVSDTVVEPYNATLSVHQLVENTDETYCIDNEALYDICFRTLKLSTPTYGDLNHLVSLTMSGVTTCLRFPGQLNADLRKLAVNMVPFPRLHFFMPGFTPLTARGSQQFQKMSVPELTTQMFDARNMMAACDPRHGRYLTVATIFRGRMSMKEVDEQMLKVQNKNSAYFVEWIPNNVKTAVCDIPPRGMKMAATFIGNSTAIQELFKRISEQFTAMFRRKAFLHWYTGEGMDDMEFTEAESNMNDLVSEYQQYQDATTDDFEDEEEEEEEQEYA; encoded by the exons ATGATGAGAATCTTTAGCACCTACAGTTTTATATACG GAGGGAAGTATGTGCCCCGCTGCGTGCTGGTGGACCTGGAGCCCGGGACCATGGACTCCGTGAGGGCAGGACCACTGGGACACCTCTTCAAGCCTGACAACTTCGTATTCG gcCAGAGCGGGGCAGGAAACAACTGGGCCAAGGGTCACTACACAGAAGGTGCCGAGCTTGTGGACTCAGTGATCGAGATGGTGCGTAATGAGTCTGAAAACTGCGACTGTCTTCAGGGATTCCAGCTGACGCACTCCCTGGGGGGCGGCACGGGCTCTGGCATGGGCACACTGCTCATCTCACGCATCAGGGAGGAGTACCCGGACAGGATCATGAACACCTTCTCCGTCATGCCCAGCCCCAag GTCTCGGACACCGTGGTGGAGCCCTACAACGCCACACTGTCAGTCCACCAGCTGGTCGAGAACACGGATGAGACTTATTGCATTGACAACGAGGCTCTGTACGACATCTGTTTCAGGACGCTCAAGCTCTCCACGCCCACGTACGGGGACCTCAACCACCTCGTGTCCCTCACCATGTCCGGCGTCACCACGTGCCTGCGTTTCCCGGGCCAACTCAACGCGGATCTGCGCAAGCTGGCCGTTAACATGGTGCCCTTCCCCCGCCTCCACTTCTTCATGCCTGGTTTCACGCCCCTCACTGCCAGAGG GTCCCAGCAGTTCCAGAAGATGTCAGTGCCGGAGCTCACCACGCAGATGTTTGACGCACGCAACATGATGGCAGCCTGCGACCCCCGCCACGGCCGCTACCTCACCGTGGCCACCATCTTCCGAGGCCGCATGTCCATGAAGGAGGTGGACGAGCAGATGCTGAAGGTGCAGAACAAGAACTCAGCCTATTTCGTGGAGTGGATCCCCAACAACGTGAAGACCGCCGTGTGTGACATTCCACCAAGGGGGATGAAGATGGCTGCCACCTTCATCGGGAACTCCACCGCCATCCAGGAGCTGTTCAAG CGTATCTCAGAGCAGTTCACGGCCATGTTCCGGCGCAAAGCTTTCCTGCACTGGTACACGGGCGAGGGCATGGATGATATGGAGTTCACGGAGGCGGAGAGCAACATGAACGACCTGGTGAGCGAGTACCAGCAATACCAGGACGCCACCACCGACGACttcgaggacgaggaagaagaggaggaggagcaggaatacGCTTAG
- the LOC135115386 gene encoding tubulin beta chain-like isoform X1 has product MREIVHIQTGQCGNQIGSKFWEVISDEHGINADGLYEGKHEIQLERINVYYNEATGMTGSGGKYVPRCVLVDLEPGTMDSVRAGPLGHLFKPDNFVFGQSGAGNNWAKGHYTEGAELVDSVIEMVRNESENCDCLQGFQLTHSLGGGTGSGMGTLLISRIREEYPDRIMNTFSVMPSPKVSDTVVEPYNATLSVHQLVENTDETYCIDNEALYDICFRTLKLSTPTYGDLNHLVSLTMSGVTTCLRFPGQLNADLRKLAVNMVPFPRLHFFMPGFTPLTARGSQQFQKMSVPELTTQMFDARNMMAACDPRHGRYLTVATIFRGRMSMKEVDEQMLKVQNKNSAYFVEWIPNNVKTAVCDIPPRGMKMAATFIGNSTAIQELFKRISEQFTAMFRRKAFLHWYTGEGMDDMEFTEAESNMNDLVSEYQQYQDATTDDFEDEEEEEEEQEYA; this is encoded by the exons TTCTGGGAGGTTATCAGTGACGAGCATGGCATCAACGCGGATGGTCTATATGAGGGAAAGCACGAGATTCAGCTGGAGAGAATTAACGTCTACTACAATGAAGCGACAG GAATGACGGGCTCAG GAGGGAAGTATGTGCCCCGCTGCGTGCTGGTGGACCTGGAGCCCGGGACCATGGACTCCGTGAGGGCAGGACCACTGGGACACCTCTTCAAGCCTGACAACTTCGTATTCG gcCAGAGCGGGGCAGGAAACAACTGGGCCAAGGGTCACTACACAGAAGGTGCCGAGCTTGTGGACTCAGTGATCGAGATGGTGCGTAATGAGTCTGAAAACTGCGACTGTCTTCAGGGATTCCAGCTGACGCACTCCCTGGGGGGCGGCACGGGCTCTGGCATGGGCACACTGCTCATCTCACGCATCAGGGAGGAGTACCCGGACAGGATCATGAACACCTTCTCCGTCATGCCCAGCCCCAag GTCTCGGACACCGTGGTGGAGCCCTACAACGCCACACTGTCAGTCCACCAGCTGGTCGAGAACACGGATGAGACTTATTGCATTGACAACGAGGCTCTGTACGACATCTGTTTCAGGACGCTCAAGCTCTCCACGCCCACGTACGGGGACCTCAACCACCTCGTGTCCCTCACCATGTCCGGCGTCACCACGTGCCTGCGTTTCCCGGGCCAACTCAACGCGGATCTGCGCAAGCTGGCCGTTAACATGGTGCCCTTCCCCCGCCTCCACTTCTTCATGCCTGGTTTCACGCCCCTCACTGCCAGAGG GTCCCAGCAGTTCCAGAAGATGTCAGTGCCGGAGCTCACCACGCAGATGTTTGACGCACGCAACATGATGGCAGCCTGCGACCCCCGCCACGGCCGCTACCTCACCGTGGCCACCATCTTCCGAGGCCGCATGTCCATGAAGGAGGTGGACGAGCAGATGCTGAAGGTGCAGAACAAGAACTCAGCCTATTTCGTGGAGTGGATCCCCAACAACGTGAAGACCGCCGTGTGTGACATTCCACCAAGGGGGATGAAGATGGCTGCCACCTTCATCGGGAACTCCACCGCCATCCAGGAGCTGTTCAAG CGTATCTCAGAGCAGTTCACGGCCATGTTCCGGCGCAAAGCTTTCCTGCACTGGTACACGGGCGAGGGCATGGATGATATGGAGTTCACGGAGGCGGAGAGCAACATGAACGACCTGGTGAGCGAGTACCAGCAATACCAGGACGCCACCACCGACGACttcgaggacgaggaagaagaggaggaggagcaggaatacGCTTAG